Proteins encoded together in one Anopheles darlingi chromosome 3, idAnoDarlMG_H_01, whole genome shotgun sequence window:
- the LOC125954659 gene encoding uncharacterized protein LOC125954659, translating into MALLFRNKMARNLLVPLFLLSVVLTVKGENFLNGNCDKMQNQLTNINGQISQQANQYNLGNFHPKKTASDRLYNLLDTIKQWQQNLDRNINRMGILLSTKQQQLAIPRVGFESVESSFEKVFQKLEDRNAFQRNELNARISEIEVLREQSKNATEQLQTLKENRTMVQKEIQAMNKIISDLTTDKQKLEAKLNGNPPAVRG; encoded by the coding sequence ATGGCATTACTTTTCCGCAATAAAATGGCGCGGAATCTGCTAGTGCCGTTATTCCTACTGTCCGTTGTACTCACTGTTAAGGGAGAAAATTTTTTGAATGGTAACTGcgataaaatgcaaaaccagTTGACAAATATCAATGGACAGATTAGTCAACAAGCTAACCAGTACAACCTAGGAAATTTCCATCCGAAAAAAACCGCATCCGATCGTCTGTACAATTTACTGGATACCATCAAACAATGGCAGCAGAATTTAGACCGGAACATTAATCGAATGGGAATCCTGCTCTCtaccaaacagcaacagctcgccATACCACGCGTAGGGTTTGAAAGTGTGGAGAGCAGTTttgaaaaagtgttccaaAAACTGGAAGATCGAAACGCATTCCAACGGAATGAGCTCAATGCGCGGATTAGCGAAATTGAAGTCTTACGAGAGCAAAGCAAGAACGCCACCGAACAGCTGCAAACtttgaaggaaaatcgaaCGATGGTACAGAAGGAGATACAAGCAATGAACAAAATCATTTCGGACCTCACAACGGATAAACAGAAGCTGGAAGCGAAGCTCAACGGTAACCCTCCGGCAGTGCGTGGGTAG